The following coding sequences lie in one Buchnera aphidicola (Macrosiphum euphorbiae) genomic window:
- the mnmG gene encoding tRNA uridine-5-carboxymethylaminomethyl(34) synthesis enzyme MnmG: protein MLNLKNFDVIVIGAGHAGTEAAMASARMGCKTLLLTQKITDLGVLSCNPAIGGIGKSHLVKEIDALGGVMAEAIDYSGIQFRILNSSKGPAVRSTRAQADRFLYHKTVKRILKKQNNLLILEEEVKDLIFKNYTVIGVLTQNEINFYSRSVVLATGTFLGGKIHIGLNSYSAGRMGGKSSVDLSVRLRELSLQVNRLKTGTPPRIDLNSINFDDLFIQNGDVPVPVFSFMGDASHHPKQIPCYLTHTNEKTHDIIRENLHKSPIYKGFLKGLGPRYCPSIEDKVVRFPDRKSHQIFLEPEGLSSIKIYPNGISTSLPLEIQKKIVNSIKGLERSKIISPGYAIEYDFFDPKDLNLTLESKLIKGLFFAGQINGTTGYEEAASQGLLAGLNAGLNSMNSEGWFPRRDQAYLGVLIDDLTTQGTKEPYRMFTSRAEYRLTLREDNADLRLTEIGYKFGLVNNLRWIRYNEKVLNIKTEKKRLKKMKIRPLSSDAHTLNQVCNINVIKETSIVELLKRPEVRYSNLQILKVFEIGISDLEAIEQIENEIKYAGYIKRQSEEIERHLKNENTFLPLTCDYNKIKGLSSEVAKKLNDYKPVSIGQASRISGITPAAISILLIYLKKESYKNFL from the coding sequence ATGTTGAACTTAAAAAATTTTGATGTCATTGTTATTGGAGCAGGACATGCTGGTACTGAGGCTGCGATGGCTTCAGCAAGAATGGGTTGTAAAACATTATTATTAACTCAAAAAATTACAGATTTAGGTGTGTTATCATGTAATCCAGCAATTGGTGGAATAGGAAAAAGTCATTTAGTAAAAGAAATAGATGCATTAGGTGGGGTAATGGCTGAAGCTATTGATTATTCAGGTATTCAATTTAGAATTTTAAATTCTAGCAAAGGTCCTGCTGTAAGATCTACTAGAGCTCAAGCTGATAGATTCTTGTATCATAAAACCGTTAAAAGAATATTGAAAAAACAGAATAATTTATTGATTTTAGAAGAGGAAGTTAAAGATTTAATTTTTAAAAATTATACTGTTATTGGTGTATTAACACAAAATGAAATTAATTTTTATTCAAGATCAGTTGTGTTAGCAACAGGTACTTTTTTAGGTGGTAAAATACATATAGGATTAAATAGCTATTCTGCTGGCAGAATGGGAGGGAAATCTTCTGTAGATTTATCTGTTCGTTTAAGAGAATTATCTTTGCAAGTAAATCGATTAAAGACTGGAACACCACCTCGAATTGATCTTAATAGTATCAATTTTGATGATTTATTTATTCAAAATGGTGATGTTCCTGTTCCAGTTTTTTCATTTATGGGAGATGCTTCACATCATCCTAAACAGATACCATGTTATCTGACACATACTAATGAAAAAACACATGATATAATACGTGAAAATTTACATAAGAGTCCAATATATAAAGGTTTTTTAAAGGGTTTAGGACCTCGTTATTGTCCTTCTATTGAAGATAAAGTTGTACGCTTTCCTGATAGAAAATCACATCAAATATTTTTAGAACCTGAAGGATTATCTAGTATTAAAATATATCCTAATGGTATTTCAACTAGTCTTCCATTAGAAATTCAAAAAAAAATAGTAAATTCTATAAAAGGTTTAGAAAGATCTAAAATTATAAGTCCCGGATATGCTATCGAATACGATTTTTTTGATCCAAAAGATTTAAATTTAACTTTAGAAAGCAAATTAATTAAAGGATTATTTTTTGCTGGTCAAATTAACGGTACTACTGGTTATGAAGAAGCGGCTTCACAAGGATTATTAGCAGGTTTAAATGCAGGATTAAATTCTATGAATTCTGAAGGTTGGTTTCCTAGGCGTGATCAAGCTTATTTAGGTGTTTTAATAGATGATCTTACAACTCAAGGGACGAAAGAACCATATCGAATGTTTACTTCACGTGCAGAATATCGATTAACATTAAGAGAAGATAATGCAGATTTACGTTTAACTGAAATTGGTTATAAGTTTGGTTTGGTAAATAATTTAAGATGGATTCGTTATAATGAAAAAGTATTAAATATTAAAACGGAAAAAAAGCGTTTGAAAAAAATGAAAATACGTCCTTTATCTTCTGATGCTCATACCTTAAATCAAGTATGTAATATCAATGTAATCAAAGAAACAAGTATAGTTGAATTATTAAAACGACCAGAAGTTAGATATAGCAATTTGCAAATTTTAAAAGTGTTCGAAATCGGCATTTCTGATTTAGAAGCTATAGAACAAATAGAAAATGAAATTAAATATGCGGGTTATATTAAACGACAATCAGAAGAAATTGAGCGACATTTAAAAAATGAAAATACTTTCTTGCCACTTACTTGCGATTACAATAAAATAAAAGGTTTATCTTCTGAGGTAGCTAAAAAATTGAATGATTATAAACCTGTTTCTATTGGTCAAGCATCACGAATTTCAGGTATTACACCAGCTGCTATATCAATTTTATTAATTTATTTAAAAAAAGAATCTTATAAAAATTTTTTATAG
- the atpB gene encoding F0F1 ATP synthase subunit A, which yields MILEKISDPQKYISHHLNHLQIDLRYFQIVKPGTFSSHYWTLNIDSIIFSLVLGSLFLGVFYIVGKKITRGVPNKLQTAIELIFEFVNSNVQSMYQGKNSLIAPLSLTVFVWVFLMNLMDLVPIDFFPFISEKAFDLPAIRIVPSADINITLSMSLGVFILILFYTIKIKGCMGFFKELTLQPFNHPVFFIFNFILEFVSLLSKPISLGLRLFGNMYAGEMIFILIAGLLPWWSQCFLNVPWAIFHILIISLQAFIFMVLTIVYLSMASQSHRD from the coding sequence ATGATTTTAGAAAAGATATCTGATCCTCAAAAATATATTAGTCATCATTTAAATCATTTACAGATAGATTTACGTTATTTTCAAATTGTTAAACCAGGCACGTTTTCTTCTCATTATTGGACTTTAAATATTGATTCAATAATTTTTTCTCTTGTGCTTGGCAGTTTGTTTTTAGGTGTTTTTTATATAGTAGGAAAAAAAATTACTAGAGGTGTACCAAATAAATTGCAAACTGCAATTGAATTAATTTTTGAATTTGTAAATTCAAATGTACAAAGCATGTATCAAGGTAAAAATTCTCTTATTGCACCTTTGTCATTAACAGTATTTGTTTGGGTTTTTTTAATGAATTTAATGGATTTAGTACCAATTGATTTTTTTCCATTTATTTCTGAAAAAGCATTTGATTTGCCAGCTATTCGAATTGTACCTTCTGCTGATATTAATATTACATTATCAATGTCACTTGGGGTTTTTATTTTGATTTTATTTTATACTATTAAAATAAAAGGATGTATGGGTTTTTTCAAAGAACTTACTTTACAACCTTTTAACCATCCTGTATTTTTTATTTTTAATTTCATATTAGAATTTGTATCATTGCTTTCTAAACCAATTTCTTTAGGATTGCGATTGTTTGGAAACATGTACGCAGGTGAAATGATTTTTATTTTAATTGCAGGTTTGCTTCCATGGTGGTCACAATGTTTTTTAAATGTACCATGGGCTATTTTTCATATTTTAATAATTTCACTACAGGCTTTTATTTTTATGGTATTAACTATTGTATATTTATCAATGGCTTCTCAATCTCATAGAGATTAA
- the atpE gene encoding F0F1 ATP synthase subunit C → MENLNVDMLYIAVAIMVGLASIGAAIGIGILGSKFLEGAARQPDLVPLLRTQFFVVMGLVDAIPMIAVGLGLYMLFAIS, encoded by the coding sequence ATGGAAAATTTAAATGTTGACATGCTTTATATAGCAGTGGCTATAATGGTTGGATTAGCATCAATTGGAGCAGCAATCGGCATTGGGATTTTAGGTAGTAAATTTTTAGAGGGAGCTGCTAGACAACCTGATTTAGTTCCGTTATTAAGAACACAGTTTTTTGTTGTTATGGGATTAGTTGATGCGATTCCAATGATTGCTGTAGGTTTGGGTTTATATATGCTTTTTGCTATTTCATAA
- a CDS encoding F0F1 ATP synthase subunit B: protein MNLNATILGQAISFVLFVWFCMKYIWPPIILTIETRQKEIEESLINSKKAQDELCILEKKIQKDIIEAKQKASNILNEANKQKTLILEEARKDALEEAKKILSNAQSEIEISIMHARKNLHKEVVDLSVSIAEKIIKKNISKDDNQNLLDQLIVSLSQVKN, encoded by the coding sequence GTGAATCTTAATGCGACAATTCTTGGACAAGCTATTTCATTTGTTTTATTTGTCTGGTTTTGTATGAAATATATTTGGCCTCCTATTATTTTAACTATTGAAACTAGACAAAAAGAAATTGAAGAATCATTGATCAATTCAAAAAAAGCTCAGGATGAATTATGTATTCTTGAAAAAAAAATACAGAAAGATATCATTGAGGCTAAACAAAAAGCATCGAATATTTTAAACGAAGCAAATAAACAAAAAACGTTAATTTTAGAAGAAGCAAGAAAAGATGCTTTAGAAGAAGCTAAAAAGATTCTTTCAAATGCTCAGTCAGAAATCGAAATTTCTATTATGCATGCACGTAAAAATTTACATAAAGAAGTAGTAGATTTATCTGTTTCTATAGCAGAAAAAATCATTAAAAAAAATATTTCTAAAGATGATAATCAAAATTTATTAGATCAATTAATTGTTTCTTTATCACAGGTGAAAAATTAA
- a CDS encoding F0F1 ATP synthase subunit delta → MSAIDTVSRPYAQAIFETAIENNKIEEWKNILIFIKMIASCKKVRNFLSGSLSPQYLSLVFITISSDVINENAKNLIKLLADNQRLKILDNILEQFLKLEACHKKIIIIELRSAFFLKEKQIVKIRKILEQFFLRKAKLICKVEPDMLDGIIIKVDDTVFDLSGQNHLKQLSDALNF, encoded by the coding sequence ATGTCAGCAATAGATACTGTTTCTAGACCTTATGCTCAAGCAATTTTTGAAACTGCTATCGAAAATAATAAAATTGAAGAATGGAAAAATATTTTAATTTTTATTAAAATGATTGCTTCTTGTAAAAAAGTCAGAAATTTTTTATCAGGTTCGCTTTCGCCTCAATATTTATCATTAGTATTTATTACAATTAGTAGTGATGTAATTAATGAAAATGCAAAAAATTTAATAAAATTATTAGCTGACAATCAACGTCTTAAAATATTAGATAACATACTAGAACAATTTCTAAAATTAGAAGCGTGTCATAAAAAAATTATAATTATTGAGTTAAGATCGGCATTTTTTTTAAAAGAAAAACAAATTGTTAAAATAAGAAAAATATTAGAACAGTTCTTTTTAAGAAAAGCTAAATTAATATGTAAAGTGGAACCTGATATGCTTGATGGTATAATTATAAAGGTGGATGATACTGTTTTTGATCTATCTGGTCAAAACCATCTTAAACAATTATCTGATGCTTTAAATTTTTAA
- the atpA gene encoding F0F1 ATP synthase subunit alpha, with translation MRLNSTEISKLIKERIAQFEVFNQSYTEGSIISVSDGILRINGLSDVMLGEMILLPNNEYAIALNIERDTIGAVVMGPYVHITEGTKVQCTGKILEVPVGYNFLGRVVNALGFPIDGKSAIKNDCYFPIEADAPGVIDRQSINEPIQTGYKVIDAMIPIGRGQRELIIGDRQTGKTALAIDTIINQKKSGIKCVYVAIGQKLSTIINVVRKLEENDSLSNTVIVVASAAEAAALQYLAPYSGCAIAEFFRNRGEDALIVYDDLSKHAIAYRQISLLLRRPPGREAFPGDIFYLHSRLLERASRISAEYVQKITKNKIIGKTGSITALPIIETQSGDVSAFVPTNVISITDGQIFLESNLFNSGIRPAVNPGISVSRVGSAAQSIIIKKLSSGIRTALAQYQELAAFSQFASDLDDTTRKQLDYGQKITELLKQKQYSPISIAEQGLILFVAENNFLDDVSIDQITRFEREILIYAKNHYSDLIRRINKTGDFNISIEKEFIKLITDFKKNKF, from the coding sequence ATGAGATTAAATTCTACAGAAATCAGTAAATTAATTAAAGAAAGAATAGCTCAATTTGAAGTTTTTAATCAATCATATACTGAAGGTTCTATTATTTCTGTAAGTGATGGTATTTTAAGAATAAATGGTCTTTCTGATGTCATGTTAGGAGAGATGATTTTATTGCCTAACAATGAATATGCGATTGCTTTAAATATAGAAAGAGATACAATCGGTGCCGTGGTCATGGGACCTTATGTTCATATTACTGAAGGAACTAAAGTACAGTGCACAGGGAAAATACTAGAAGTTCCGGTTGGTTATAATTTCTTAGGTCGAGTAGTAAATGCATTAGGTTTTCCTATTGATGGAAAAAGTGCTATAAAAAATGATTGTTATTTTCCAATAGAAGCAGATGCACCTGGTGTAATTGATAGGCAATCGATTAATGAGCCAATACAAACAGGTTATAAAGTTATTGACGCAATGATTCCTATTGGTCGAGGACAACGTGAATTGATTATTGGTGATAGACAAACAGGAAAAACAGCACTTGCAATAGATACAATTATTAATCAGAAAAAGTCAGGTATTAAATGTGTTTATGTTGCTATTGGACAAAAACTTTCTACAATTATTAATGTGGTTAGAAAATTAGAAGAAAATGATTCTTTATCTAATACAGTTATAGTAGTAGCTTCTGCTGCAGAAGCAGCAGCTTTACAATATTTAGCTCCATATTCTGGTTGTGCAATAGCAGAATTTTTTCGAAATCGAGGAGAAGATGCTTTAATTGTTTATGATGATCTTTCAAAACATGCAATAGCTTATCGTCAAATTTCTTTATTATTACGTAGACCACCTGGTAGAGAAGCTTTTCCAGGAGATATATTTTATCTTCATTCCCGTTTATTAGAAAGAGCATCTCGGATTTCTGCAGAATATGTACAAAAAATAACTAAAAATAAAATTATTGGAAAAACAGGTTCAATTACAGCTTTACCTATTATTGAAACACAATCTGGAGATGTTTCTGCTTTTGTTCCTACTAATGTAATTTCTATTACTGATGGTCAAATTTTTTTAGAATCAAATTTATTTAATTCAGGTATTCGTCCTGCCGTAAATCCTGGTATATCAGTTTCTCGGGTAGGAAGTGCTGCACAAAGTATAATAATTAAAAAATTGTCTTCTGGGATTCGTACAGCATTAGCACAATATCAAGAACTTGCAGCATTTTCACAATTTGCATCTGATTTAGATGATACGACTAGAAAACAATTAGATTATGGTCAGAAGATCACAGAATTATTAAAACAAAAACAGTATTCACCTATTTCTATAGCTGAACAAGGTCTGATACTTTTTGTTGCAGAAAACAATTTTCTTGATGATGTTTCTATAGATCAAATAACTAGATTTGAAAGAGAAATATTGATATATGCTAAGAACCATTATTCTGATTTAATAAGACGAATTAATAAAACAGGCGATTTTAATATTTCTATAGAAAAAGAATTTATAAAATTAATTACTGATTTTAAAAAAAATAAATTTTAA